The Cicer arietinum cultivar CDC Frontier isolate Library 1 chromosome 1, Cicar.CDCFrontier_v2.0, whole genome shotgun sequence genome contains the following window.
aaaattatttgatgTGATAGGATGTATTAACGAATTAATTAGGTTATGGGGATGAAATGAAATCCTGATGGTGCAATGTTAGCAAGAGTGCTAGTCCCAATACGACTAATCCCAACATATTTGAGGGTTGAAATTAAACCACCAAAAGAAGGAAGCTTTGTGTTGCAATTGGAGAGTGGTGTTGGAACCATTAGGTTGCAACCATTAAGTAGTGAAGATATATCAAATAGCAGAGGATCATCCATCATAATTGAAAACTTTCCATCATCATCACTTGTTGCATTAGAAATCATATTTCCTCCACATTCTAGTTGTACTTGAGCATCTGAAATATTATATAGTATTTATTCATTAATTATCACTTTATTATTGAGCAAGTGAGTCAAAACTATATGATTATTGTCATGTTGGTTAGATatatggaaaaagaaaaaacttttaatctttaattagaACTTGAATGTAGAATTTTCCAAGACAAAATTTCTAtgcatttgtttattttttaagcaatattacaagaataaataatatatttttgatagaaTATTACTACATAGAAAAATGCTTGTTTGTACACAGACCAACAAGTACAAAAACTGACAAATGCGACAGCACATTAGGACTACACTATttctttaactatttatttttattctctatGTATTTTTTCCATTCCGTTGATTGTTATATCGTTCAATTTGGTAGATATAAGTGTCCTGTTGTATAGCATTgctctattatatatatttttaaatataagactctttttaactttttctatGTTTCTTTTCTataagagttttttttattttttttatttttcaactatattaattttttttattaatttgtctctagttatattatacttttatctgtaacttaaaataaatatcacaaCTAAAATCATACATTAATTTACTccctttaaaaataaactaataaaaaattttaagcTGCCAAAagatttaggttttttttaattattatatctctcttttttaaaaaattaactaatatatttgacatgaaatttaatattaaaatatttaatttttttggacCTTCAAAAAAAGTCGCATCTCTGTCTTGCgtctatgattttttttcttttaataaaagatCACATCATAGGGATACAATCAtctactaaaaaataaaaatagaattaaagtTTATAGATGGTCGCATCTCAAGGATGCGacatgttattaaaaaattaaaaatcatctTTCATGTGGTCGCATTTCGGAGATGCGACcacctattaaaaaaa
Protein-coding sequences here:
- the LOC101496030 gene encoding phylloplanin-like, yielding MTYIKNLITCVLIIVMAIPEAKAQVGILNDLLGSANIQGTVLCTSNDNVGVNGAAIPVFSNAQVQLECGGNMISNATSDDDGKFSIMMDDPLLFDISSLLNGCNLMVPTPLSNCNTKLPSFGGLISTLKYVGISRIGTSTLANIAPSGFHFIPIT